CGACAGCGGCGAGCTGGCAGTCATCTACGGCCGTCGGCGTCTGGGAAAGACCCAACTCGTTCAACACTCGCTCCGCGATCGGGACGACGCCGTCGTCTATCAGGGCACAGAGACTACTGCACAGCTCCAACTCGACGAGTTCGTCGACGTTGCCGCCGAGACGTTCCCTGGCATCACGAACATCAAGCGGGACTGGGAGGCACTCCTCGGCTATCTCGGTGACCAGAACGCGGTCGTCGTCTTAGACGAATTCCCCTATCTCATCGACGCTG
This is a stretch of genomic DNA from Salifodinibacter halophilus. It encodes these proteins:
- a CDS encoding ATP-binding protein — encoded protein: MAVIYGRRRLGKTQLVQHSLRDRDDAVVYQGTETTAQLQLDEFVDVAAETFPGITNIKRDWEALLGYLGDQNAVVVLDEFPYLIDA